A genomic segment from Hypomesus transpacificus isolate Combined female chromosome 13, fHypTra1, whole genome shotgun sequence encodes:
- the fasn gene encoding fatty acid synthase isoform X1, with translation MDEIVIAGISGRLPESDNLQEFWDNLFNGVDMVTEDDRRWKPGLYGLPRRNGKLKDISRFDAAFFGVHPKQAHTMDPQLRLLLEISYEAILDGGLNPTAMRGSRTGVYIGVSGSEAGEAFSRDPEELLGYSMTGCQRAMFANRLSYFFDFNGPSTAIDTACSSSLLALENAFNAIRHGHCDSALVGGVNLLLKPNTSVQFMKLGMLSPEGTCKSFDSSGNGYCRSEAAVAVLLTRRSAARRVYATVLNAGNNTDGYKDQGVTFPSGDMQQRLVSALYREVNITPDQVEYIEAHGTGTKVGDPQEVNGIVSVFCQSKREPLLIGSTKSNMGHPEPASGLAALAKVVLSLEHGVWAPNLHFHSPNTDIPALTDGRLRVVDQPIPVRGGIVGINSFGFGGSNVHVILRPPAGTPKPGNRAEKPGNLTPSPVPRLLQACGRTEDAVNALLSKGKEHAGDDNFLSLLNEVSGLPTAAMPCRGYSLIGSPTDVMEVQQGQATPRPLWYICSGMGTQWGGMGRSMMQLPAFRESILRSDTALKDTGLVVSRLLMDADESTFEDTVHAFVALAAIQIAQIDLLQQLGLQPDGIVGHSVGELACGYADGSLSHSEAVLAAYWRGRSIKEANLPAGGMAAVGLTWAECKAQCPQGVVPACHNAEDTVTISGPQESVRKFVAELKEAGVFAKEVRSAGVAFHSYYMASIAPALLAALKKVIKEPKLRSPRWVSTSIPQADWESPLALYSSAEYHVNNLVSPVLFQEGLNLVPDNAVVLEIAPHALLQAILRRSLKPTCCILPLMKRGHANNLEYFLSHIGKAYVNGINVDSNKLYPRVQYPVPPGTPLISPLLQWDHAQTWDVPKAEDFPAGAGGSTSATVYNIDMNPESPDYYMIGHCIDGRVLYPATGYLFLAWRTLVRSLGVVMETTPVTFEDVTIHRATILPKTGSVQLEVRLMPATNKFEVSENGNLTVSGKVSLLEEAALDSFHAQIGQPIAKDNSDPKLKLTAGDIYKELRLRGYDYGKTFQGILESNNAGDMGKLQWSGNWVSFLDTMLQMIVVGLSGRSLRLPTRIRSVCVDPALHLEKVLDYADGKKAVDVRVNRCLDNIVAGAVQISGLHATVAPRRQQQQAPPTLEEFVFVPYTETECLASNEKLGEQLRHCKGLIQRLHHKLAPQGVKLALPGLEGVAEAPLVTGAEASEAGLPRLLALLCSLELNGNLRSELEQTVQQERSCLLQDPLLMGLLEAPHLRHCLDTVLENSPPGKIKVLEALSSDGRLFSRAVPLFNIQPMLRLDYTATSTTADLLTPLQGALEELGASSAPWDPQSVPVPGALGGADLVACNHAWGALAGEAGALVANLASGAKEGGFVLLHTLLKGETLGETVAFLSSSSSNSHQGLLTQAEWEKVFSDSSLHLVAVRKSFFGSALFLCRRHLPAKEPIFLPVDSMDYKWVETLKTTLAAPSDSPVWLTATQEHCGVVGMVNCLRQEPGGSRIRCAFVSNLSKTSKSPVLQPTHSSMRRALEGDLCMNVFRDGRWGVFRHQLISQDLSEEQTEQAYVNVLTRGDLSSLRWIASPLRHFVQSSPQVQLCGVYYSSLNFRDIMLATGKLPPDAIPGDLALQQCMLGMEFSGRDPSGRRVMGLLPAKGLATCVDADKRFLWDVPTGWTLEQAASVPVVYATAYYSLVVRGRLRSGESVLIHSGSGGVGQAAIAIALSQRCRVFTTVGSAQKRAYLQERFPQLTPESFANSRDATFEQHVLLHTQGKGVDVVLNSLAEEKLQASLRCLARHGRFLEIGKYDLSNNSPLGMALFLKNVAFHGILLDALFEEGNREWEEVSELLKQGIMGGVVHPLKTTVFERGQVEEAFRYMAQGKHIGKVLLQVRSEEQGSERSPAVSAPLSIPAICRTFCPASHSYIITGGLGGFGLELAHWLTERGARKLVLTSRSGIRNGYQAKRVREWQGRGVQVLVSTSDVSTLEGAERLVNEACRLGPVGGVFNLAMVLKDGMLENLDPQMFLDVNKPKYNGTLYLDQVTRRLCPDLSYFVAFSSVSCGRGNAGQSNYGYANSAMERVCEKRHHDGLPGLAIQWGAIGDVGVVLETMGGNDAVIGGTLPQRIASCLEVLDRFLCRRSPVMSSFVLAERSVVKSEGAGQRDLVEAVAHILGVRDVSTLNADASLADLGLDSLMGVEVRQTLERDYDIVMAMREIRLLTINKLRELSSKPAGTEESRQSPVKRGGVRALLESDLNLLLVNPDGPTVTPLNQVQSAERPLFLVHPIEGSIAAFKTLTAKLSVPCYGLQCTKAAPLDSIEALAAFYVQSITQEQPEGPYRIAGYSFGACVAFEMASQLQAQGRPVEYLFLFDGSHSYVAAYTQSYRAKLTPGKESEAETEALCAFIQQFTGIEYNKLLETLLPLSDLQARVSTTVDLITSSHKNVDADSLRFAAATFYQKLKAADGYVPADKYHGNVTLLRAKASSDYGDNLGADYKLSEVCDGKVSIHVIEGDHRSFLEGEGVESISSIIHSSLAEPRVTAREG, from the exons aTGGACGAGATCGTCATAGCCGGGATATCCGGCCGGCTGCCCGAGTCCGACAACCTGCAGGAATTCTGGGATAACCTCTTCAATGGGGTCGACATGGTAACAGAGGATGACCGTCGGTGGAAGCCAG GCCTGTACGGTCTTCCCCGGAGGAACGGCAAGCTGAAGGACATCAGCCGCTTCGACGCTGCGTTCTTCGGAGTCCACCCCAAGCAGGCCCACACCATGGACCCCCAGCTGAGACTGCTGCTGGAGATCTCCTACGAAGCCATCCTGGacggag gccTGAACCCCACGGCCATGCGCGGCAGCAGGACGGGTGTGTACATCGGTGTGAGTGGCTCGGAGGCTGGCGAGGCCTTCAGCCGAGACCCAGAGGAGTTGCTAGGATACAGCATGACAGGCTGCCAGCGCGCCATGTTTGCCAACCGGCTGTCCTATTTCTTCGACTTCAATG GCCCGAGCACAGCCATTGACACCGcctgctcctccagcctgtTGGCTCTGGAGAACGCCTTCAACGCCATTCGCCACGGCCACTGTGACTCTGCCCTGGTGGGCGGGGTCAATCTCCTGCTCAAACCAAACACCTCAGTGCAGTTCATGAAACTGGGCATGCTCAGTCCAGAGGGGACCTGCAAGTCCTTTGACTCCTCAG GTAACGGGTACTGTCGCTCTGAGGCGGCGGTGGCCGTACTGCTGACCCGGCGCTCTGCAGCCAGGAGGGTGTACGCCACCGTGCTCAACGCAGGCAACAACACAGACGGATACAAGgaccagg gTGTGACCTTCCCGTCAGGTGATATGCAGCAGCGCCTGGTCAGCGCTCTGTACAGAGAGGTTAACATCACACCTGACCAGGTGGAGTACATCGAGGCCCACGGCACCGGCACcaag gtggGCGACCCACAGGAAGTGAACGGCATTGTCAGCGTGTTCTGTCAATCCAAGAGGGAGCCCCTGCTCATTGGCTCCACCAAGTCCAACATGGGCCACCCAGAGCCCGCCTCCGGCCTGGCTGCCCTCGCTAag gTGGTGTTGTCTCTGGAGCACGGTGTTTGGGCTCCCAACCTGCACTTCCACAGTCCCAACACTGACATCCCTGCCCTGACTGATGGCCGACTGCGGGTGGTGGACCAGCCAATCCCGGTCCGGGGCGGCATCGTGGGGATCAACTCCTTCGGCTTCGGGGGCTCGAACGTCCACGTTATCCTCCGCCCCCCTGCCGGCAcccccaaacctggcaaccggGCTGAGAAACCTGGCAACCTGACTCCCAGCCCTGTGCCCAGGCTGCTGCAGGCATGTGGGCGCACCGAGGACGCTGTGAACGCCCTCCTAAGCAAGGGGAAGGAACACGCAGGCGATGACAACTTCCTGTCCCTTCTCAACGAGGTGTCGGGGCTGCCAACTGCCGCCATGCCTTGCAGGGGCTACTCTCTGATTGGTTCTCCCACTGATGTCATGGAGGTACAGCAGGGACAGGCCACGCCCAGGCCTCTGTGGTACATCTGTTCAG GTATGGGAACTCAGTGGGGCGGCATGGGGCGGAGCATGATGCAGCTCCCTGCGTTCCGGGAGTCCATCCTGCGATCAGACACGGCGCTGAAGGACACAGGCCTGGTCGTGTCCCGTCTGCTCATGGACGCTGACGAGAGCACCTTTGAGGACACGGTCCACGCCTTTGTGGCCCTCGCTGCCATACAG ATAGCCCAGATCGACCTGCTCCAGCAGCTCGGCCTGCAGCCCGACGGCATCGTGGGACACTCTGTGGGCGAGCTGGCGTGCGGCTACGCCGACGGCTCCCTCAGCCACTCAGAGGCCGTCCTGGCCGCATACTGGCGTGGTCGCTCCATCAAGGAGGCCAACCTGCCCGCCGGGGGCATGGCCGCCGTGG gcctGACGTGGGCGGAGTGTAAGGCTCAGTGTCCCCAGGGGGTGGTGCCTGCCTGTCACAACGCAGAGGACACCGTCACCATATCAGGACCTCAG gaaTCTGTGAGAAAGTTTGTTGCAGAGCTGAAGGAGGCTGGTGTGTTTGCAAAGGAGGTGCGCAGTGCTGGAGTAGCCTTCCACTCTTACTACATGGCCTCCATCGCACCAGCCCTGCTGGCTGCCCTGAAGaag GTGATTAAGGAGCCGAAGCTGCGTTCCCCCCGCTGGGTGAGCACCAGTATCCCCCAGGCGGACTGGGAATCCCCCCTGGCCCTGTACTCCTCAGCAGAGTACCACGTCAACAACCTGGTGAGCCCCGTGCTCTTCCAGGAAGGCCTCAACCTGGTGCCAGACAACGCCGTGGTCCTGGAGATAGCCCCTCACGCCctgctgcag gctATCCTGCGTCGCAGCCTGAAGCCCACCTGCTGCATCCTGCCCCTGATGAAGAGAGGCCACGCCAACAACCTGGAGTACTTCCTGTCACACATCGGCAAGGCCTACGTCAATGG caTCAATGTGGACAGTAACAAGCTGTACCCGCGGGTGCAGTACCCGGTTCCCCCCGGcacccccctcatctcccccctgCTGCAGTGGGACCACGCCCAGACCTGGGACGTCCCCAAGGCTGAGGACTTCCCTGCTGGGGCCGGTGGCTCCACCTCCGCCACGGTGTATAACATAG ACATGAACCCAGAGTCACCAGACTACTATATGATTGGTCACTGCATCGATGGGCGTGTCCTGTACCCGGCAACGGGGTACTTGTTCCTGGCCTGGAGGACCCTGGTGAGAAGCCTGGGCGTCGTCATGGAAACGACCCCCGTGACCTTTGAGGATGTGACCATCCACCGGGCCACCATTCTGCCCAAGACtg gctcaGTCCAGCTGGAAGTGCGTCTCATGCCCGCCACCAACAAGTTTGAGGTGTCGGAGAACGGCAACCTGACCGTCAGTG gGAAGGTGAGTCTTCTGGAGGAGGCGGCGCTGGACTCATTCCACGCACAGATTGGCCAGCCCATCGCCAAGGACAATAGTGACCCCAAACTGAAGCTGACGGCAGGAGACATATACAAGGAGCTCCGTCTCCGTGGTTATGACTACGGCAAGACCTTCCAGGGCATCCTCGAATCCAACaacgcag gAGACATGGGGAAGCTGCAGTGGTCTGGTAACTGGGTGAGCTTCCTGGACACCATGTTGCAGATGATAGTGGTCGGCCTATCAGGACGCAGCCTACGTCTGCCTACGCGCatccgctctgtgtgtgtggaccccGCCCTGCACCTGGAGAAGGTTCTAGACTACGCTGATGGGAAGAAAG ctGTGGATGTGCGCGTCAACCGTTGCCTTGACAACATCGTGGCAGGAGCGGTCCAGATCAGCGGCCTCCACGCCACCGTGGCACCCCGTCGCCAACAGCAACAGGCCCCACCCACTCTGgaggagtttgtgtttgtgccctACACGGAGACGGAATGTCTGGCGTCCAATGAGAAGCTGGGAGAGCAGCTCAGGCACTGCAAAG gtttGATCCAGAGGCTGCACCATAAACTGGCCCCCCAGGGCGTCAAGCTGGCCCTCCCAGGTCTGGAGGGGGTAGCGGAAGCCCCCCTGGTGACCGGTGCGGAGGCCTCTGAGGCGGGCCTGCCCCGACTGCTGGCCCTGCTGTGCAGCCTGGAGCTCAACGGGAACCTGCGCTCTGAGCTGGAGCAGACGGtgcagcaggagaggagctgcCTGCTCCAGGACCCCCTCCTCATGGGCCTGCTGGAGGCCCCCCACCTCAGACACTGTCTGGACACAGTCCTGGAGAACAGCCCCCCTGGGAAGATCAAAGTCCTGGAG GCTCTCTCCAGCGACGGCCGTCTCTTCTCCCGGGCCGTCCCCCTCTTCAACATCCAGCCCATGCTCCGCCTCGACTACACCGCCACGTCAACCACCGCTGACCTCCTGACCCCCCTTCAGGGGGcgctggaggagctgggggcGTCATCGGCTCCCTGGGACCCCCAGAGTGTCCCCGTGCCTGGCGCCCTGGGCGGGGCCGATCTGGTGGCCTGCAACCACGCCTGGGGGGCGTTGGCGGGCGAGGCGGGGGCCCTGGTGGCCAACCTGGCCTCGGGGGCCAAGGAGGGGGGGTTTGTCCTGCTCCACACCCTGCTGAAGGGGGAGACCCTGGGGGAGACTGtggccttcctgtcctcctcctcctccaacagcCACCAAGGGCTGCTTACCCAG GCTGAGTGGGAGAAGGTGTTCTCTGATTCGTCACTGCACCTGGTAGCTGTCAGAAAGTCCTTCTTTGGCTCTGCCCTCTTCTTGTGTCGCCGGCATTTGCCCGCCAAAGAGCCCATCTTTCTGCCAGTGGACAGCATGGACTACAAGTGGGTGGAGACACTCAAG ACAACCCTGGCTGCACCGTCTGACTCCCCCGTGTGGCTGACAGCAACCCAGGAGCACTGTGGGGTGGTGGGCATGGTCAACTGTCTACGCCAGGAACCAGGGGGCAGCCGCATAAG gtgtgcGTTTGTCTCCAACCTGAGCAAGACCTCCAAGTCTCCTGTACTGCAGCCTACCCACAGTTCCATGCGGCGGGCGCTGGAGGGAGACCTGTGCATGAACGTGTTCAGGGACGGTCGCTGGGGCGTGTTCAGACACCAGCTCATCTCCCAGG ATCTGAGTGAAGAGCAGACGGAGCAGGCGTACGTTAACGTGTTGACCCGTGGCGACCTGTCGTCCCTGCGCTGGATCGCCTCCCCGCTCCGCCATTTTGTCCAGAGCAGCCCCCAGGTGCAGCTGTGTGGCGTCTACTACAGCTCCCTCAACTTCAGGGACATCATGTTGGCTACAGGAAAACTACCACCAGACGCCATccccg GAGACCTGGCCCTGCAGCAGTGCATGCTGGGTATGGAGTTCTCGGGCCGTGACCCCAGCGGGCGTCGTGTGATGGGCCTGCTGCCCGCCAAGGGCCTGGCCACCTGCGTAGACGCCGACAAGCGCTTCCTGTGGGACGTGCCGACCGGCTG GACCCTGGAGCAGGCTGCCTCCGTGCCCGTGGTCTACGCCACGGCCTACTACTCCCTGGTGGTCCGGGGCCGGCTCCGCTCCGGGGAGAGCGTTCTCATCCACTCAGGATCCGGGGGCGTCGGCCAGGCCGCCATCGCCATAGCGCTCAGTCAGCGCTGTCGAGTCTTCACTACAGTCG ggTCGGCGCAGAAGAGAGCCTACCTCCAAGAGCGCTTCCCTCAGCTCACCCCAGAGTCCTTCGCCAACTCCCGCGACGCAACCTTCGAACAGCACGTCCTGCTGCACACACAAGGCAAAG gtgtggatGTGGTGCTGAACTCCCTGGCTGAGGAGAAGCTGCAGGCCAGTCTGCGCTGCCTGGCCAGGCACGGACGCTTCCTGGAGATCGGCAAATATGACCTTTCCAACAACTCTCCTCtgg GCATGGCTCTCTTCCTCAAGAACGTGGCATTCCACGGGATCCTGCTGGACGCCCTGTTTGAGGAGGGCAACCGGGAGTGGGAGGAGGTGTCTGAGCTGCTGAAGCAAGGCATCATGGGTGGTGTAGTCCATCCTTTGAAGACAACGGTGTTTGAAAGGGGCCAGGTTGAGGAGGCCTTCAGATACATGGCCCAGGGCAAACACATAGGCAAGGTCCTACTGCAG GTGCGATCAGAGGAGCAGGGTTCAGAGCGCTCCCCTGCGGTCAgtgctcctctctccatccccgcCATCTGCCGCACCTTCTGCCCCGCTTCCCACTCTTACATCATCACCGGCGGATTGGGTGGCTTCGGCCTGGAGCTGGCTCATTGGCTGACGGAGAGAGGCGCTCGCAAGCTGGTGCTGACCTCACGCTCCGGCATCCGCAACG GTTACCAGGCCAAGCGGGTGCGTGAATGGCAGGGCCGGGGCGTGCAGGTGCTGGTCTCCACCAGTGATGTCAGCACGCTGGAGGGGGCGGAGCGACTCGTCAACGAGGCCTGCAGGCTGGGGCCGGTGGGAGGAGTCTTCAACCTCGCCATG gtgctgAAGGACGGCATGCTAGAGAACCTTGACCCCCAGATGTTCCTGGACGTCAACAAACCCAAATACAACGGCACCTTATACCTGGAcca ggtgacGCGTCGTCTCTGTCCAGACCTCAGCTACTTCGTAGCCTTCTCCTCCGTCAGCTGCGGCCGTGGCAACGCAGGCCAGAGTAACTACGGCTACGCCAACTCCGCCATGGAGCGCGTGTGCGAGAAGCGCCACCACGACGGCTTGCCGGGATTGGCCATCCAATGGGGCGCCATCGGCGACGTGGGCGTGGTCCTGGAGACCATGGGCGGTAACGACGCCGTGATTGGCGGAACCCTCCCCCAGCGCATCGCTTCCTGCCTGGAGGTGCTGGACCGCTTCCTGTGTAGGCGGAGCCCAGTGATGTCGAGCTTCGTGCTGGCGGAGCGGAGCGTGGTGAAGAGTGAGGGGGCGGGGCAGAGAGACCTGGTGGAGGCTGTCGCTCACATCCTAG gcGTGCGTGACGTCAGCACCCTGAACGCTGACGCCTCATTGGCTGACCTTGGTCTGGACTCTCTGATGGGCGTGGAGGTGCGTCAGACGCTGGAGAGGGACTACGACATTGTCATGGCAATGAGGGAGATCCGTCTGCTCACCATCAACAAGCTCCGGGAGCTGTCCAGCAAACCAGCCGGAactgagg agtCTCGCCAGTCTCCAGTGAAAAGGGGCGGGGTTCGGGCTCTGCTCGAGTCCGACCTCAACCTGCTGTTGGTCAACCCTGACGGACCCACGGTCACCCCCCTCAACCAGGTGCAGAGTGCCGAGCGCCCGCTGTTCCTCGTCCACCCCATAGAGGGCTCCATCGCCGCCTTCAAGACCCTGACCGCCAAGCTCAGCGTACCATGCTACGGTCTGCAGTGCACCAAAG cggcCCCCCTGGACAGCATCGAGGCCCTGGCTGCCTTCTACGTGCAGTCCATCACCCAGGAGCAGCCGGAGGGGCCCTACCGCATCGCTGGCTACTCGTTTGGGGCGTGCGTGGCCTTCGAGATGGCCTCCCAGCTGCAGGCCCAGGGCCGGCCCGTGGAATACCTCTTCCTGTTCGACGGCTCCCACTCCTACGTGGCAGCATACACCCAg AGCTACAGAGCCAAGCTGACCCCAGGGAAGGAGTCTGAGGCGGAGACAGAAGCTTTGTGTGCCTTCATCCAGCAGTTCACCGGCATTGAGTACAAcaag ctgctGGAGACCCTGCTCCCCCTGTCAGACCTGCAGGCTCGTGTCAGCACCACGGTGGACCTCATCACCTCCAGCCACAAGAACGTCGACGCCGACTCCCTGAGGTTCGCCGCCGCCACCTTCTATCAGAAGCTCAAGGCTGCCGACGGCTACGTGCCGGCCGACAAGTACCATGGCAACGTCACCCTGCTGCGCGCCAAGGCCAGCAGCGACTACGGAGACAACCTGGGGGCCGACTACAAACTGAGCGAG gtGTGTGATGGGAAGGTGTCTATCCATGTCATCGAGGGCGACCACCGATCCTTcctggagggggaaggggtggagtCGATCAGCAGCATTATCCACAGCTCATTGGCCGAGCCCCGTGTCACTGCCAGGGAGGGCTAG